One window of the Chanos chanos chromosome 11, fChaCha1.1, whole genome shotgun sequence genome contains the following:
- the LOC115824172 gene encoding caspase-6-like translates to MASTDGTKAALSENVTEVDAVYSSSSSLDPAEEYCVNNKRRGLALIFNQQEFFFELRLSYRGGSNTDRLNLIERFKELQFDVKDYTNLRKEDMFKILSEAAAANHVDADCFVCVFLSHGEKDYIYAYDERVPVQDITDLFKGTKCPSLVGKPKIFILQACRGDVHDDPVKPMDVVDCDSEMINEVVVDAGALYTLPAGADFLMCYSVAEGYYSHRETVNGSWYIQDLCEALRKYGTSLEFVELLTLVNRKVSRRSVGNCRDREAIGKKQVPCFTSMLTKKLYLRPKRK, encoded by the exons ATGGCAAGCACGGACGGAACTAAAGCAG ctctgAGTGAGAACGTAACAGAAGTAGATGCCGTTTACAGCAG CTCTTCGTCTCTGGATCCCGCTGAGGAGTACTGCGTGAACAACAAACGACGAGGACTTGCCCTGATCTTCAACCAACAGGAGTTCTTCTTTGAACTAAGGTTGAGTTACCGTGGTGGCTCCAACACTGATAGACTCAACCTCATTGAAAG GTTTAAGGAACTGCAGTTTGATGTGAAGGACTACACCAACCTCAGAAAAGAAGATATGTTTAAAATACTGTCCGAAG CTGCCGCAGCCAATCACGTGGATGCCGACTGCTTcgtctgtgttttcctcagtcACGGGGAAAAAGACTACATCTATGCCTATGATGAGAGGGTTCCAGTTCAGGATATCACAGATCTTTTCAAAGGAACCAAATGTCCTAGCCTTGTGGGAAAGCCTAAGATCTTCATCCTGCAG GCGTGTCGCGGTGATGTGCACGATGACCCCGTGAAACCCATGGATGTGGTGGATTGTGACAGTGAGATGATAAACGAAGTGGTGGTGGATGCAGGGGCATTGTACACGCTCCCGGCTGGAGCAGACTTCCTCATGTGTTACTCTGTGGCTGAGG GATACTACTCCCATCGGGAGACTGTCAATGGTTCCTGGTACATTCAGGACCTGTGTGAGGCTCTGCGCAAGTACGGAACATCTCTGGAGTTCGTGGAGCTTCTGACGCTGGTGAACAGGAAAGTGTCCAGACGCTCTGTGGGCAACTGCAGGGACCGGGAAGCCATCGGCAAGAAGCAGGTGCCGTGTTTCACCTCCATGCTCACCAAAAAGCTTTACCTCAGGCCCAAGAGGAAGTAA
- the pla2g12a gene encoding group XIIA secretory phospholipase A2 — MHLNVGVIVVLISGVFTNLVCGYSDDSEPETPDWRTTLKTIRNGIHKIDTYLNAALDLFGGDDGLCHYKCSDGYKPSPRPGYKPPPPNGCGSPLFGFHFDIGIPSMTKCCNQHDRCYDTCGQEKHDCDEQFQYCLETICRNVQRTLGLAQTVQACESAVTLLFDAVMHLGCKPYLDSQRASCICKYEEKMEL; from the exons ATGCACCTCAACGTTGGTGTCATCGTTGTGTTAATTTCAGGAGTGTTTACTAACTTGGTTTGTGGGTATTCAGATGACTCGGAGCCAGAGACCCCAGACTGGAGGACCACTTTAAAAACCATTCGGAACGGGATCCATAAAATAGATACTTATCTCAATGCCGCATTGGACCTGTTCGGAGGAGATGATGGACTGTGTCATTATAAATGTAGTGATG GGTACAAACCTTCTCCCAGGCCAGGTTACAAACCACCGCCTCCCAATGGATGTGGCTCTCCACTGTTTGGATTTCAT TTTGATATTGGAATCCCATCTATGACCAAGTGCTGTAACCAACACGACCGTTGCTATGACACCTGTGGACAGGAGAAACACGACTGTGATGAGCAGTTTCAGTACTGTTTGGAGACCATCTGTAGGAATGTTCAAAGGACTTTGGGACTTGCTCAGACTGTTCAAG CCTGTGAATCTGCAGTGACTCTCCTGTTCGATGCTGTCATGCACTTGGGCTGTAAACCCTACCTGGACAGTCAGAGAGCCTCTTGCATTTGCAAATATGAGGAGAAAATGGAGctctga